Proteins from one Magnetospirillum sp. 15-1 genomic window:
- a CDS encoding trehalose-6-phosphate synthase has translation MRMAIRFVLPLLLVLGGIAWGGAPLVGSLVERWFRADVEMRSQLVFNSVQESVTGLVLAKADRKIDALFKHITQDERLLALGLCTPDGQLAQRSTAWPKALACPPAPVLNHAFAVQHIDGGPVLVATFALAADNTYLGRLVILHDLRFIERRSDSAELYLAGFLALLGLGAAGVTVVVARLTLRGWIKAVRKGLAGNSDGKDDSALSSDVEPLVREMRKILRDLDTPRVLTEAIRVDWSPDSLRSVLRDELPGAEVMVISNREPYIHNLEDGKVVLQRPASGLVTALEPIMRACGGTWIAHGSGSADPSMVDENDHLQVPPDAPAYTLRRLWLSDEEQDGYYYGFANEGMWPLCHIAFVRPSFRAADWEQYVAVNRKFADAVVAEAKTPNPVVLVQDYHFALLPRMVRERLPEATIITFWHIPWPNPEVFGICPWKEEILSGLLGSSILGFHTQFHCINFLDSVDRFLESHIDREHSTVRAGNSTTLVRPYPISIEWPPSALASQPPAEKCRESVRHKYGIAPETKLAVGVERFDYTKGIADRFHAVGSLLAAHPEWIGRFTLLQIAAPTRSRLAAYRDTQVEAERAAADVNACFGRNGWVPIILVPKHHEPEDVFTLFRAADVCLVSSLHDGMNLVAKEFVAARDDEDGVLVLSTFAGASRELLEALIVNPYDVQAMGEALHTGLSMPAVQRRERMRLMREMVGENNIYFWAGRMLLDAARMRKRRHIEYRIEAVTQGAIMVGNT, from the coding sequence ATGCGAATGGCAATCCGGTTCGTCCTCCCCCTTCTCCTCGTGCTCGGCGGCATCGCCTGGGGCGGAGCGCCGCTGGTCGGCTCGCTGGTGGAGCGTTGGTTCCGCGCCGACGTGGAGATGCGCTCGCAGCTGGTGTTCAACTCGGTCCAGGAATCGGTGACCGGGCTGGTCCTGGCCAAGGCCGACCGCAAGATCGACGCCCTGTTCAAGCACATCACCCAGGACGAGCGCCTGCTCGCCCTGGGCCTGTGCACGCCCGATGGGCAGTTGGCCCAGAGGTCCACGGCATGGCCGAAAGCCCTGGCCTGTCCCCCGGCACCCGTCCTGAACCATGCCTTCGCCGTCCAGCACATCGACGGCGGGCCGGTCCTGGTCGCAACCTTCGCCCTGGCCGCTGACAACACCTATCTCGGCCGCCTGGTCATTCTCCACGATTTGCGCTTCATCGAACGGCGCAGCGACAGCGCCGAGCTTTATCTCGCGGGCTTTCTCGCCCTGCTGGGATTGGGGGCGGCGGGCGTGACCGTGGTGGTCGCCCGGCTGACGCTTCGCGGCTGGATCAAGGCGGTGCGCAAGGGATTGGCGGGGAACAGCGACGGCAAGGACGATTCCGCCCTTTCGTCAGATGTGGAGCCGCTGGTGCGCGAGATGCGCAAGATCCTGCGCGATCTCGACACGCCGCGCGTCCTGACCGAAGCCATCCGGGTGGATTGGAGCCCTGACAGCCTGCGCAGCGTGTTGCGCGACGAGTTGCCCGGGGCCGAGGTGATGGTCATCTCCAACCGCGAGCCCTACATCCACAATCTCGAGGACGGCAAGGTGGTGCTGCAACGCCCGGCCAGCGGTCTGGTGACGGCGCTGGAACCCATCATGCGGGCCTGCGGCGGCACCTGGATCGCCCATGGCAGCGGCTCGGCCGACCCGTCCATGGTCGACGAGAACGATCATCTTCAGGTGCCGCCGGACGCGCCCGCCTATACCCTTCGCCGCCTGTGGCTGTCGGACGAGGAACAGGACGGCTATTACTACGGCTTCGCCAATGAGGGCATGTGGCCGCTCTGTCATATCGCCTTCGTGCGGCCCAGCTTCCGCGCGGCGGACTGGGAGCAATACGTGGCGGTCAACCGCAAGTTCGCCGATGCCGTGGTGGCCGAGGCCAAAACGCCCAATCCGGTGGTCCTGGTCCAGGATTACCACTTCGCCCTGCTGCCCAGGATGGTGCGGGAACGCCTGCCCGAGGCGACCATCATCACCTTCTGGCACATTCCCTGGCCCAATCCCGAGGTCTTCGGCATCTGTCCATGGAAGGAGGAGATTCTGTCGGGACTGTTGGGCTCGTCCATCCTGGGCTTCCACACCCAGTTCCACTGCATCAATTTCCTGGATTCGGTGGACCGCTTCCTGGAAAGCCATATCGACCGTGAACACAGCACGGTGCGGGCCGGAAACAGCACTACCCTGGTGCGCCCCTATCCCATATCCATCGAATGGCCGCCCAGCGCCCTGGCCAGCCAGCCGCCCGCCGAAAAGTGCCGCGAGAGCGTGCGGCACAAATACGGCATCGCCCCCGAGACCAAATTGGCGGTGGGCGTCGAACGGTTCGATTACACCAAAGGCATTGCCGACCGCTTCCATGCGGTGGGCAGCCTGCTGGCCGCCCATCCCGAATGGATCGGCCGCTTCACTCTGCTGCAGATCGCCGCGCCGACGCGCTCGCGCCTTGCCGCCTATCGCGACACCCAGGTCGAGGCGGAAAGGGCTGCCGCCGATGTCAATGCATGCTTCGGCCGCAACGGCTGGGTGCCGATCATCCTGGTGCCCAAACATCATGAGCCCGAGGACGTGTTCACCCTGTTCCGCGCCGCCGATGTCTGTCTGGTGTCCAGCCTGCACGACGGCATGAATCTGGTGGCCAAGGAATTCGTCGCCGCCCGGGACGACGAGGACGGCGTGCTGGTGCTGTCCACCTTTGCCGGGGCGTCGCGCGAATTGCTGGAGGCGCTGATCGTCAATCCCTATGACGTCCAGGCCATGGGCGAGGCGCTGCATACGGGCCTGTCCATGCCCGCCGTGCAGCGCCGCGAACGCATGCGGCTGATGCGCGAGATGGTGGGAGAGAACAACATCTACTTCTGGGCGGGCCGGATGCTGCTGGATGCCGCCCGCATGCGCAAGCGCCGTCATATCGAATATCGCATCGAAGCGGTGACCCAGGGCGCCATCATGGTGGGGAACACATGA
- a CDS encoding RNA ligase family protein, whose translation MSAFFRFPRIPHLVGLGTGFTRDDKVLSGSEADALLAREVVIEEKLDGANLGLSVGPDGGLRLQNRGQYLVPPYSGQFDKANAWLGLHRDQLAAKLGHGEILFGEWCAARHSLTYDQLPDWFLVFDVYDKREARFWSTPRRNALAARLGLAVVPLIGVGRSNLTELKQMVIGEPSRVRTGPMEGVVIRNETRDWLEARAKLVRPDFTQAIGEHWRRRRIEWNRLKGAVPGSQ comes from the coding sequence ATGAGCGCGTTTTTTCGTTTTCCCCGCATTCCCCACCTCGTCGGCCTTGGCACCGGCTTTACCCGAGACGACAAGGTCCTGTCTGGGTCAGAGGCCGATGCACTTCTGGCCCGCGAGGTGGTGATAGAGGAAAAGCTTGATGGGGCGAATTTGGGGCTGTCGGTGGGACCGGATGGGGGGCTGCGTTTGCAGAACCGAGGGCAATATCTGGTTCCTCCGTATTCCGGTCAATTTGACAAGGCTAACGCTTGGCTGGGCCTCCACCGGGATCAACTTGCTGCCAAACTTGGGCACGGCGAGATCCTGTTCGGAGAATGGTGCGCCGCGCGCCATTCCTTAACCTATGACCAATTGCCCGACTGGTTCCTGGTGTTCGACGTCTATGACAAGAGGGAAGCCAGGTTCTGGTCGACCCCCCGGCGCAATGCGTTGGCTGCGCGTCTTGGGCTGGCGGTGGTCCCCCTGATCGGGGTGGGACGGAGCAATCTTACCGAACTGAAGCAGATGGTCATTGGCGAACCCAGCCGGGTTCGCACGGGTCCGATGGAAGGCGTCGTGATCCGCAATGAAACCCGCGACTGGCTGGAGGCGCGCGCCAAACTGGTGCGGCCCGACTTTACGCAGGCCATCGGAGAGCATTGGCGCCGACGCCGGATCGAGTGGAATCGCCTGAAAGGGGCAGTACCCGGATCCCAATGA
- a CDS encoding DUF3696 domain-containing protein, with amino-acid sequence MAPLTVIFGANSAGKSSLGHLLLALKQTALSADRKRALNLGDATTLIDLGTFADCLYAHDLSQTLECDLRWSLPTGLGFRDPLTRKRYFGTKLGLQVSVAAEKSGQPVMRSLRYDLIEDDDIVLDVTNARKADGKFKLESDSYKFVRATGRIWPLAEPEKFYRIPEVTMARYQNAGFLADFALATETMLNSISYLGPLRKHPQRLYQWSGDRPEDVGQLGEYAVAAILSAQNEGRSFNWGRGKPREPFAECIAKWLKELGVIHSFVLKPVAEGRKEYEVLIKTHTKAPEVKITDVGFGVSQVLPALVQAFYCPAHSTVWMEQPEIHLHPQVQAELADVFIAAIKAREGGQDRNIQLIIESHSEHFLNRLQRRVAEGMLTPDDVAVYFCKRAGSATEMEPLSLNLLGDIENWPENFFGDEMADLTARTVAAANQLKKASRK; translated from the coding sequence TTGGCGCCACTGACCGTGATCTTTGGCGCCAACAGCGCTGGCAAGAGCAGCCTGGGCCATTTGCTGTTGGCGTTGAAACAGACAGCGTTGTCGGCCGACCGGAAGCGTGCCCTCAATCTTGGCGACGCGACCACCCTAATCGACCTTGGGACCTTCGCCGACTGCCTTTACGCCCACGATCTTTCCCAGACGCTTGAGTGCGATTTGAGGTGGTCTCTGCCCACAGGACTGGGGTTTCGCGATCCCCTCACCAGGAAACGCTATTTTGGTACTAAGCTGGGCTTACAAGTTTCTGTGGCAGCCGAGAAGTCGGGCCAACCGGTAATGCGATCCCTCCGCTATGACCTGATAGAGGATGATGACATTGTTCTGGATGTTACCAACGCCCGGAAGGCGGACGGTAAATTCAAGCTGGAGTCGGATTCTTATAAGTTCGTGAGAGCCACGGGCCGAATTTGGCCGTTGGCCGAGCCGGAGAAATTCTATCGTATTCCCGAAGTTACCATGGCCCGCTACCAGAACGCCGGCTTCTTGGCTGATTTCGCACTGGCAACCGAGACGATGCTGAACAGCATCAGCTATCTCGGTCCATTGCGCAAGCATCCACAACGGCTTTACCAATGGTCAGGTGATCGCCCCGAGGACGTTGGCCAGTTGGGCGAATACGCGGTCGCCGCGATCCTTTCCGCCCAAAACGAGGGGCGAAGTTTTAACTGGGGACGGGGAAAACCGAGAGAGCCCTTCGCCGAATGTATTGCCAAGTGGCTGAAGGAGCTGGGTGTAATACACAGTTTCGTGTTGAAACCCGTGGCGGAAGGGCGCAAGGAATACGAGGTCCTAATCAAGACTCATACCAAAGCACCGGAAGTTAAGATTACCGATGTCGGGTTCGGGGTCTCGCAGGTGCTTCCCGCACTGGTCCAAGCGTTCTATTGCCCCGCCCATTCGACCGTCTGGATGGAGCAGCCGGAGATCCACCTCCATCCCCAGGTCCAGGCGGAACTGGCCGATGTGTTTATTGCAGCGATCAAGGCGCGCGAAGGCGGCCAGGACCGTAATATCCAACTCATCATTGAAAGCCATTCCGAGCATTTCCTGAACCGTCTCCAACGGCGGGTCGCCGAGGGCATGCTCACACCCGACGATGTGGCCGTCTATTTCTGTAAGCGGGCGGGGAGCGCGACCGAAATGGAACCGCTCAGTCTTAACCTCCTGGGCGACATCGAAAATTGGCCGGAGAATTTCTTCGGCGACGAAATGGCCGATCTCACCGCACGGACAGTGGCAGCAGCCAATCAGCTAAAGAAGGCGTCGCGTAAGTGA
- a CDS encoding GTPase, whose protein sequence is MIDVNNVESFLDALARQGIDIPAEYRTQISSRLNDIIQYEPMVGVFGKTGAGKSSLCNALFGRDICPISDIAACTRTPQQVRLNLVGRGMTLLDVPGVGESEDRDAEYDALYRQWLPKLDLVLWIVKADDRALAVDQDFFKRLVRPYLDVGKPFFVVLSQVDKIEPFREWDEKAHQPGSRQAANIEEKCRVVAGFFGLPPGQVLAASAAEKYGLVELVDGIVHALPAEKRVGVLREVQKEYRSKKAKRDAEKGILDVIVEVAGTALAKAVDWVAGKIGSIFSGWW, encoded by the coding sequence ATGATCGACGTGAACAATGTGGAATCCTTCCTCGATGCCCTGGCTCGCCAGGGCATCGACATCCCTGCGGAATACCGGACCCAAATATCGTCGCGGCTCAACGACATCATCCAGTACGAACCGATGGTCGGGGTCTTCGGCAAGACCGGGGCGGGCAAGTCCAGCCTGTGCAATGCCCTGTTCGGCAGGGACATATGCCCGATCAGCGACATTGCCGCCTGCACCCGCACGCCCCAACAGGTCAGGCTCAACCTTGTGGGCAGGGGCATGACCCTGCTCGACGTTCCCGGCGTGGGTGAGAGCGAAGATCGTGACGCCGAATATGACGCGCTCTATCGGCAATGGCTGCCCAAGCTCGATCTGGTGCTGTGGATCGTCAAGGCCGATGATCGCGCCCTGGCCGTGGACCAGGATTTCTTCAAACGGCTGGTCAGGCCGTATCTGGATGTGGGCAAGCCCTTCTTCGTGGTCCTCAGCCAAGTGGACAAGATCGAACCGTTCCGGGAATGGGACGAAAAGGCGCATCAACCCGGCTCCCGCCAAGCGGCCAATATCGAGGAAAAATGCCGCGTGGTGGCGGGGTTCTTCGGCCTGCCTCCCGGTCAGGTTCTGGCCGCTTCCGCCGCAGAGAAATACGGTCTGGTGGAACTGGTGGACGGCATCGTTCACGCCCTGCCTGCCGAAAAGCGGGTCGGCGTGTTGCGCGAGGTACAGAAGGAATACCGTTCGAAAAAAGCAAAGAGGGATGCGGAAAAGGGGATTCTCGACGTGATCGTCGAGGTCGCCGGAACGGCGCTTGCCAAAGCGGTCGATTGGGTTGCCGGTAAGATCGGCAGCATCTTCAGCGGCTGGTGGTGA
- a CDS encoding DUF6036 family nucleotidyltransferase has translation MSWTSAILNCVGVSGARPSRVCADMSGQRTADDLYRAVRALSYHFKTDTVIVVGSQAVLVGWPEAPALLRMSEEIDAYPNNYRDWERDHPGEEASEEINALFGWGSQFHDTHGFYIDGVNDGTAKLPEGWIYRAVRVQVRDGDHTVFAVAPCPEDLTVSKLFRMAEKDEAYIRAWHEIRPLDVETVLYRFLSMSPDPAIEARAVRFLKTIPT, from the coding sequence ATGTCGTGGACTTCCGCGATCCTCAACTGCGTCGGCGTATCTGGCGCAAGGCCAAGCAGGGTTTGCGCTGACATGTCGGGGCAGAGGACGGCTGATGATCTTTACCGGGCGGTCCGGGCGCTATCGTACCATTTCAAAACGGATACCGTGATCGTGGTCGGCAGCCAGGCGGTTCTTGTCGGCTGGCCCGAGGCCCCGGCGCTTCTTCGGATGTCCGAGGAAATCGACGCCTATCCGAACAATTACCGTGACTGGGAGCGTGACCATCCCGGCGAAGAAGCGTCCGAGGAGATCAACGCCCTCTTCGGGTGGGGATCGCAGTTTCACGACACCCATGGCTTTTATATCGACGGCGTGAACGACGGGACGGCCAAGCTGCCGGAAGGGTGGATTTACCGCGCCGTGCGTGTCCAGGTCCGGGATGGGGACCATACCGTTTTCGCCGTGGCTCCCTGTCCCGAGGACCTGACCGTCTCCAAGCTGTTCCGTATGGCGGAAAAGGACGAGGCGTATATCCGGGCTTGGCATGAAATCCGCCCCTTGGATGTCGAGACGGTTCTTTACCGCTTCCTCTCCATGTCCCCCGACCCGGCGATTGAAGCGCGGGCTGTCCGGTTTCTAAAAACCATTCCAACCTGA
- a CDS encoding AAA family ATPase: MTDPLAEIGSLSAADFDAGALFSGQPSGRKIKGYASPCRHTPAVDPDYLFPAIMRDLVVWFMSGSDPLYLFGPTGSGKTSLVRQVAARLNYPVFDVTGHGRLEFPDLAGHLTVDNGSMRFEHGPLALAMKHGGLFLLNEIDLLDPATAAGLNGVLDGAPLCIPENGGEVIPPHPMFRFVATANTNGGSDGTGLYQGTLRQNLAFMDRFWLCEVAYPDSTAELQILERRAPALPADLRSTMVEFANEVRRLFIGDSDGRHQSIEVTFSTRTLIRWADLTQRFQPLARAGIQPVTYALDRALGFRASPPTRALLHELGQRLFPSAS, encoded by the coding sequence ATGACCGATCCCCTCGCGGAGATCGGCAGCCTTTCGGCTGCCGATTTCGATGCCGGAGCCTTGTTCAGCGGCCAGCCTTCGGGCCGCAAAATCAAGGGCTACGCTTCTCCCTGCCGGCACACTCCCGCCGTTGATCCCGACTACCTGTTCCCCGCGATCATGCGGGATTTGGTGGTGTGGTTCATGAGCGGGAGCGATCCCCTCTACCTCTTCGGTCCCACCGGCAGCGGCAAGACCAGCTTGGTCCGCCAAGTGGCGGCGCGGCTGAATTACCCGGTGTTCGATGTCACCGGCCACGGACGGCTGGAGTTCCCGGACCTGGCCGGGCACCTGACCGTGGACAACGGCTCCATGCGCTTCGAGCACGGGCCGCTGGCCCTGGCGATGAAGCACGGCGGGCTGTTTCTGCTCAACGAGATCGACCTGTTGGACCCGGCCACCGCAGCCGGGCTCAACGGGGTGTTGGATGGTGCGCCGCTCTGCATCCCGGAAAACGGCGGCGAGGTGATTCCGCCCCATCCGATGTTCCGCTTCGTCGCCACCGCCAACACCAATGGCGGGTCCGATGGGACCGGGCTTTACCAGGGCACGCTTCGCCAGAACCTCGCCTTCATGGATCGGTTCTGGCTGTGCGAGGTGGCCTACCCAGACTCCACGGCGGAACTCCAGATTCTCGAACGCCGGGCTCCGGCTCTGCCTGCCGATCTGCGTTCCACCATGGTCGAATTCGCCAACGAGGTTCGCCGCCTGTTCATCGGCGACAGCGACGGCCGGCACCAAAGCATCGAAGTCACCTTTTCCACCCGCACCTTGATCCGCTGGGCCGATCTGACCCAGCGGTTCCAGCCCTTGGCCCGCGCGGGCATCCAGCCCGTGACCTATGCCCTCGACCGGGCGCTGGGGTTTCGCGCCTCTCCGCCCACCCGCGCTTTGCTCCACGAGCTGGGGCAGCGGCTGTTTCCCTCCGCTTCGTAA
- a CDS encoding DUF3150 domain-containing protein codes for MTNAISTDITVLKQLIALRLDVNIWSARKKLTPADFGTLDLPPEKLASLGSKKVCNPEDLRVFSTLKARAIALLDRHGMRFLGGWAIPENAVKPVSEGLKVIATDFAAAKDSFLARYDQAIQEWVGNNPGWESLIAHSLVGIDTVRARLGFAWQMFKVVPPKGQAGQTLTEAVNALGGSLFGEVAKVADEAWHKSFAGKAEVTAKALSPIKNLRHKLAGLSFVEPRVTPLVDVIDAALAAVPHKGPITGTALVGLQGLVCLLRDPAAMVEHGQRIIEGQNPNNALLGLVAPPAADQAPDMDADRFPDFNDDDLPPDLPMEPASTLDSLGLW; via the coding sequence ATGACCAATGCCATCTCCACCGACATCACCGTTTTGAAGCAGCTCATCGCCCTGCGGCTGGATGTCAATATCTGGTCCGCCAGGAAGAAACTGACCCCCGCCGATTTCGGCACCCTGGATTTGCCCCCGGAAAAACTGGCCTCGCTGGGGAGCAAGAAGGTCTGCAATCCCGAGGATTTGCGGGTGTTCTCCACCCTCAAGGCCCGCGCCATTGCGCTGTTGGACCGCCACGGCATGCGGTTCCTCGGCGGTTGGGCGATTCCCGAAAACGCCGTCAAGCCGGTGAGCGAGGGACTGAAAGTCATCGCAACCGATTTCGCCGCCGCCAAGGACTCCTTCCTCGCCCGCTACGATCAGGCCATCCAGGAATGGGTCGGCAACAATCCCGGCTGGGAATCGCTGATCGCCCACTCGCTGGTGGGTATCGACACCGTGCGGGCACGGCTGGGCTTCGCATGGCAGATGTTCAAGGTCGTGCCACCCAAAGGCCAGGCCGGGCAGACTCTGACCGAGGCGGTCAATGCCCTCGGCGGTTCGCTGTTCGGGGAAGTCGCCAAGGTGGCCGATGAGGCGTGGCACAAGAGCTTCGCCGGGAAAGCCGAGGTCACGGCCAAGGCTCTGTCTCCCATCAAAAACCTGCGGCACAAGTTGGCCGGGCTGTCCTTCGTCGAGCCTCGGGTGACGCCCCTGGTGGATGTGATCGACGCGGCCTTGGCGGCTGTGCCCCATAAGGGGCCGATCACCGGCACCGCCTTGGTGGGGCTTCAGGGGCTGGTCTGCCTGCTCCGCGATCCCGCCGCCATGGTCGAACACGGTCAACGGATCATCGAAGGCCAGAATCCCAACAATGCCTTGCTCGGACTGGTGGCCCCGCCGGCTGCGGATCAGGCCCCGGACATGGACGCCGATCGCTTTCCCGATTTCAACGACGACGACCTTCCCCCTGATCTGCCGATGGAACCCGCCTCCACGCTGGACTCCCTCGGCCTATGGTAA
- a CDS encoding VWA domain-containing protein produces the protein MHNSAILQSLPLLADALGRAYGVAVEIGGTDAYTTGKVIRLPGLPAEADATFLGLVRGYIDHEAAHVRFTEFRAISQADTTPLERHIWNIFEDWRVEAKLAAYYPGCRQNFTWLIRHLFLEGVSTLPSGVAVVLDWLLLMVRSWSVPELATRCREAAALIDRQWPGLRPDVEPILERMPGHCPDSLACLDYARQVIHCLKDSAPSPGKNPSPDLAISSDIQSLISAGENDLPDDFGQVLRKSLGRNATEINRLTVAIVGNKPRLPTDAKDRAAIDHAIAGLRARLHGLVQSSRMVRHKPARAGKIDTRRLHGVAVGNPRIFAIHQARPAINTALHVLLDTSGSMRERIGLANQCCRAVAQAMALIGVSVGITAFPGGEPGTVVPLLRHGERPGQYQDVGARGMTPMGEALWWVLQRLSILPEQRRMVLIITDGSPDGAANVRAAIKAAAAQGVEVYGLGIESSHITTLLPGRSRVIATIGELPRAVFSMLEQTLV, from the coding sequence ATGCACAATTCAGCCATCCTGCAAAGCCTGCCCCTGCTGGCCGATGCCCTGGGGCGGGCTTATGGCGTTGCCGTCGAGATCGGCGGCACCGACGCCTACACGACGGGCAAGGTCATCCGCCTTCCCGGCCTTCCCGCCGAAGCCGATGCCACCTTCCTGGGTTTGGTGCGCGGCTATATCGACCACGAGGCGGCGCATGTCCGCTTCACCGAGTTCCGGGCCATTTCCCAGGCCGACACCACCCCGCTGGAGCGGCACATCTGGAACATCTTCGAGGATTGGCGGGTCGAAGCCAAGCTGGCGGCATATTATCCCGGCTGCCGACAAAATTTTACCTGGCTGATCCGCCACCTGTTCCTGGAGGGGGTGTCAACGCTCCCTTCGGGGGTGGCCGTGGTTCTGGATTGGCTTCTGCTGATGGTTCGCTCCTGGAGCGTGCCGGAATTGGCAACCCGGTGCCGGGAGGCCGCTGCCCTGATCGACCGCCAGTGGCCGGGCTTGCGTCCGGATGTGGAACCGATCCTGGAGCGGATGCCCGGTCACTGTCCCGATAGCCTGGCCTGCCTGGACTATGCCCGCCAGGTCATCCACTGCCTGAAGGATTCAGCTCCGTCTCCTGGAAAAAATCCATCCCCGGATTTGGCGATCAGTAGCGATATTCAAAGCCTGATTTCCGCCGGGGAAAACGATCTCCCCGATGATTTCGGGCAAGTGCTGAGGAAATCCCTGGGGCGGAACGCGACGGAGATCAATCGCCTCACCGTCGCCATTGTGGGAAACAAACCTCGTCTGCCCACCGACGCCAAGGATCGTGCCGCCATCGACCATGCCATTGCGGGCCTGCGGGCACGCCTGCATGGATTGGTGCAATCATCCCGGATGGTCAGGCACAAGCCCGCCAGAGCCGGGAAAATCGACACACGCCGCCTCCATGGTGTGGCCGTGGGAAATCCACGGATATTCGCCATCCATCAGGCTCGCCCCGCCATCAACACCGCTCTGCATGTGCTGCTGGACACTTCCGGCTCCATGCGGGAACGCATCGGCCTCGCCAACCAGTGCTGCCGCGCTGTGGCCCAGGCCATGGCCCTGATTGGCGTGTCGGTGGGGATCACCGCCTTTCCCGGCGGCGAACCCGGCACGGTGGTTCCTCTGCTTCGACACGGGGAGCGTCCGGGCCAATACCAGGATGTGGGAGCCAGGGGCATGACTCCCATGGGCGAAGCCCTGTGGTGGGTGCTGCAACGACTGTCCATCCTGCCGGAACAACGCCGCATGGTGCTGATCATCACCGATGGCAGCCCCGATGGCGCCGCCAATGTTCGGGCCGCCATCAAAGCAGCAGCGGCCCAGGGCGTCGAGGTCTATGGCCTCGGCATCGAGTCTTCTCACATCACCACCCTGCTGCCCGGTCGCAGCCGGGTGATCGCGACCATCGGCGAATTGCCGAGGGCGGTCTTTTCCATGTTGGAGCAAACGCTCGTGTAA
- a CDS encoding inovirus-type Gp2 protein, whose amino-acid sequence MDVIENTCDRMTERFSRVLCVRIDVRFPADYPHDGLNREIGDMTKRLREGLGFHGIEVQYIWTREQKTSENPHYHLMVFVDGHEVTSPYRIFSAAERLWGNIIGVSARGLIDHCNHDHNGIAAYNGIMLLRPRDKASGQEFDEQSQEFDNSRAYVLSRASYLAKTHTKGNAPYRVREYGYSQLR is encoded by the coding sequence ATGGATGTCATCGAAAATACCTGCGATAGGATGACTGAGCGATTTTCCAGAGTTCTTTGTGTTCGGATAGACGTTAGGTTTCCTGCTGACTACCCCCATGACGGATTGAATAGAGAAATCGGGGATATGACCAAGAGACTAAGGGAAGGCTTAGGCTTCCACGGCATTGAAGTTCAGTACATATGGACACGGGAGCAGAAGACATCGGAAAATCCACACTATCACCTCATGGTATTCGTGGATGGACACGAAGTGACGAGCCCATACAGGATTTTCAGCGCAGCCGAGCGGCTCTGGGGGAACATCATTGGTGTCAGTGCAAGGGGACTGATTGACCATTGCAACCATGACCACAACGGGATTGCGGCTTACAACGGCATCATGCTCCTCCGACCGAGGGACAAGGCTTCCGGCCAAGAATTTGACGAACAAAGTCAGGAGTTTGACAACTCTCGCGCCTATGTGTTGTCCCGCGCATCCTATCTGGCGAAGACTCACACCAAGGGTAATGCCCCGTACCGGGTGCGGGAGTATGGGTATTCACAACTCAGGTAG
- a CDS encoding helix-turn-helix transcriptional regulator: protein MNAQQHFGTALRRLRTDRDLTQEEVAFRAGISVPYLRGLEAGRYNPTLNVIFDLGRALDIHPSALLEGIPKDAPTRDPDRKRPGPPEGTVRKS, encoded by the coding sequence GTGAACGCTCAGCAACATTTCGGAACGGCGCTGCGACGCCTGCGCACCGACCGCGACCTGACCCAAGAGGAGGTCGCGTTTCGGGCCGGTATCTCAGTCCCCTATCTGCGGGGATTGGAGGCGGGGCGGTATAACCCCACGCTCAACGTGATTTTCGATCTTGGCAGGGCGCTGGATATTCATCCGTCAGCGCTATTGGAAGGCATCCCGAAGGACGCCCCCACCCGAGACCCTGACCGCAAACGGCCAGGACCGCCTGAGGGAACGGTGCGGAAATCCTAA